One Candidatus Eremiobacterota bacterium genomic window carries:
- a CDS encoding vitamin B12-dependent ribonucleotide reductase: protein MLELQDGAFGNISVGKEQASAELSHSARVVLEKRYLKKNEKGLVVETPEDMFWRVAENIASIERNYGKSNEEVDDITGKFYRMMVRFEFLPNSPTLMNAGRDLQQLSACFVLPIEDSMESIFEAIKQTALIHKSGGGTGFSFTALRPASDPVASTGGVASGPISFMKVFNATTDVVKQGGTRRGANMGILNIDHPDILEFITAKDERGALTNFNLSVALTEEFMTAVEEGKSYPLVNPRSGKTVRKLKAKDVFDLIVEMAWRSGEPGVIFIDRMNRDNPTPHIGRIESTNPCGEQPLLPYESCNLGSINLVKMVREGKGRPEIDYEKLSETVTNAVRFLDNVIDANCYPIKKIAELTRGNRKIGLGVMGFADLLIHLGISYNSEEALAMADNVMKFIKDKAVEASEKLAGERGVFANWEGSFFDAAGGRRIRNATLTTIAPTGSISIISNCSSGIEPVFALSYVREILDGEKLIEVHPHFEERAKGEGFYSPELMTAIAKKGSIKDMEVIPKEVRELFVTSHDISPEWHVRMQAAFQKYTDNAVSKTVNFPIEATREQIKEVFIRAYREGCKGITVYRYGSRESQVLNIQDDAKKQVPVKKIASMLTEDRKILPRPRPSITTGTTEKIAIGCGNLYVTVNLDDLSICEVFTQTGKGGGCPSQSEAVGRLVSVALRSDIDPASIVNQLKGIRCVSCTRRGNVKVLSCPDAISRVMEKVMQLQQGSAKKGAKESPKEPVKDHGQGSAIPPRSLLIDEIPPDDDSSLPQFATCCPECSSPIEFVGRCYSCRSCGYSKCG from the coding sequence ATGTTGGAACTGCAAGATGGAGCCTTCGGGAACATTTCGGTAGGAAAGGAGCAGGCTTCCGCCGAGCTCTCGCACAGCGCCCGTGTAGTGCTGGAAAAAAGGTATCTCAAGAAAAATGAAAAAGGTCTCGTCGTTGAGACCCCCGAGGACATGTTCTGGCGTGTGGCCGAGAACATTGCCTCCATTGAGAGGAACTATGGGAAGAGCAATGAGGAAGTTGATGATATCACGGGAAAATTCTACAGGATGATGGTACGTTTCGAGTTTCTCCCCAACTCGCCGACGCTGATGAATGCCGGGCGGGATCTCCAGCAGCTTTCAGCCTGTTTTGTGCTCCCCATAGAAGATTCCATGGAATCGATTTTTGAGGCCATAAAACAGACGGCCCTTATTCACAAGAGCGGCGGCGGCACAGGCTTCTCCTTCACGGCGCTGCGCCCTGCCAGCGACCCTGTCGCCTCAACGGGCGGCGTGGCCAGCGGCCCTATCTCCTTCATGAAGGTTTTCAATGCCACCACCGACGTGGTCAAGCAGGGAGGCACTCGCAGGGGCGCTAACATGGGTATCCTGAACATCGATCATCCTGATATTCTCGAGTTTATCACCGCAAAGGACGAGCGCGGTGCCCTTACCAACTTCAACCTCTCTGTGGCGCTCACCGAGGAGTTCATGACGGCCGTGGAAGAAGGCAAGAGCTACCCTCTGGTGAACCCCCGCTCGGGGAAAACGGTGAGGAAGCTGAAGGCAAAGGATGTCTTTGACCTGATCGTGGAGATGGCCTGGAGAAGCGGAGAGCCCGGCGTCATCTTCATCGACAGGATGAACAGGGATAACCCGACGCCCCATATCGGGAGGATTGAGAGCACCAATCCTTGCGGCGAGCAGCCCCTGCTTCCCTATGAGTCATGCAACCTCGGGAGTATCAACCTTGTAAAGATGGTGCGCGAGGGCAAAGGCAGGCCTGAAATAGACTATGAGAAGCTCAGCGAGACAGTGACCAATGCCGTGAGGTTCCTGGACAATGTCATTGATGCGAACTGCTATCCCATAAAGAAAATAGCCGAGCTTACCAGGGGCAACAGGAAGATTGGCCTGGGAGTCATGGGGTTTGCCGACCTTCTGATCCACCTCGGGATATCCTACAATTCCGAAGAGGCGCTCGCTATGGCAGACAATGTGATGAAGTTCATCAAGGACAAGGCAGTGGAGGCATCAGAAAAGCTTGCCGGGGAGCGCGGCGTCTTCGCCAACTGGGAGGGGAGTTTCTTTGATGCCGCGGGAGGGCGCAGGATCCGCAATGCCACCCTCACCACCATAGCACCCACGGGGAGCATCAGCATAATTTCCAACTGCTCAAGCGGCATTGAGCCCGTCTTTGCCCTCTCATACGTGCGGGAAATCCTGGACGGGGAAAAGCTCATCGAGGTGCACCCCCATTTCGAGGAAAGGGCCAAGGGCGAGGGATTCTATTCGCCGGAGCTCATGACGGCCATTGCGAAAAAGGGCTCCATCAAGGACATGGAGGTAATTCCCAAGGAGGTCCGCGAGCTTTTTGTCACCTCCCATGACATCTCGCCCGAGTGGCACGTGAGAATGCAGGCGGCTTTCCAGAAGTACACCGACAACGCCGTCTCGAAAACAGTGAATTTTCCCATAGAGGCGACACGGGAGCAGATCAAGGAGGTCTTTATCAGGGCGTACCGGGAGGGATGCAAGGGCATCACGGTGTACCGCTATGGAAGCAGGGAGAGCCAGGTCCTCAACATCCAGGACGATGCAAAAAAGCAGGTGCCGGTCAAGAAGATTGCCTCGATGCTTACCGAGGACAGGAAGATCCTGCCGAGGCCCCGTCCTTCCATTACGACGGGCACGACGGAGAAGATAGCCATAGGGTGCGGCAACCTCTATGTCACCGTCAATCTGGACGACTTGAGCATCTGCGAGGTCTTCACGCAGACCGGCAAGGGGGGAGGGTGCCCCTCGCAGTCAGAGGCCGTGGGAAGGCTCGTCTCCGTTGCCCTGCGCTCCGATATAGACCCGGCCTCCATCGTCAACCAGCTCAAGGGGATCCGCTGCGTGTCATGCACAAGGAGGGGCAACGTCAAGGTCCTCTCCTGTCCCGATGCCATATCGCGTGTCATGGAGAAAGTGATGCAGCTGCAGCAGGGAAGCGCTAAAAAGGGGGCCAAGGAAAGCCCCAAGGAACCGGTGAAGGACCATGGCCAGGGGAGCGCCATCCCTCCCCGCTCATTGCTGATTGATGAGATCCCTCCTGATGACGACTCGTCTCTCCCGCAGTTTGCCACGTGCTGCCCCGAGTGCTCAAGCCCTATAGAATTCGTGGGACGGTGCTACAGCTGCCGTTCCTGCGGCTATTCCAAGTGCGGCTAA
- a CDS encoding FHA domain-containing protein, which yields MQCPKCGLENIHGAQFCEDCGTLLRTREVSPVSAPPPPPSHYQQPPQQYAPPPPPPPHYDSPPQAGRFAPPTVLVTPPAFKCPKCGRENVVTAVYCGGCSISLTGRGGIPDSPKCFGKLTPLGGGAEFYLDRDKILIGRKSEGDGIFPEIDMGLIDTNAGVSRRHGQIIKDDEHCYVEDLGSSNGTFINDIRVPEGVQNPIKDGDTLRFGGYSFIFRKTR from the coding sequence ATGCAATGTCCCAAATGCGGCCTTGAAAATATCCATGGCGCCCAGTTCTGCGAAGACTGCGGCACTCTTCTCAGAACCAGGGAGGTGTCGCCTGTTTCGGCACCGCCGCCCCCGCCTTCTCACTACCAGCAACCTCCCCAGCAGTATGCACCGCCGCCGCCACCACCGCCGCACTATGACAGTCCGCCCCAGGCGGGGAGATTCGCGCCGCCCACGGTGCTTGTCACGCCGCCTGCCTTCAAATGCCCCAAATGTGGAAGGGAAAATGTCGTCACGGCAGTTTACTGCGGAGGATGCAGCATTTCCCTCACAGGAAGAGGCGGGATTCCCGATTCGCCCAAATGCTTCGGGAAGCTCACCCCCCTTGGCGGGGGAGCGGAGTTCTACCTTGACAGGGACAAGATCCTCATCGGAAGAAAAAGCGAGGGAGACGGCATCTTCCCCGAAATTGACATGGGGCTTATAGACACCAACGCGGGTGTCTCAAGGCGCCATGGGCAGATCATCAAGGACGATGAGCATTGCTATGTGGAAGACCTGGGAAGCTCAAACGGGACCTTTATCAACGACATCCGTGTCCCTGAGGGCGTCCAGAATCCTATAAAGGACGGCGATACCCTGAGATTCGGAGGGTACAGCTTCATCTTCAGAAAGACACGATAA
- a CDS encoding diguanylate cyclase, translated as MEERVVICAEKSQALSKKVTSLLKKHGFHVETAQDGPEVLHKALSLAPDLVVVGESLPQMNGYDLCTFLGHDPATRDLPVVLLSSREAPPSPVAGGSLQVISSSRMDELGKLLKSLARRKKKKTEMALSDTTPHLLKHSLSLVSSLSQQQRTFSRLRDIALTSPALDQALVKGFQVVSEALDIDAGLLIFPYNGKNIMLLRFPKPASEDYVNRLKMTIFDSLAKRNFSRESADFTEKTIITEGEHQLTGKDIHTFWNEPVTIEGKQKGFVGLAVHGTKAKTALDERSGFAKALMEELYYLIENAYVREECAKLTTTDALTGVLNRHRIIEVLKKEHVRAKRYFLDLSLILVDIDNFKTVNDFYGYQVGDVILKDLSKAFIETMRSIDEVGRYGGEEFLIILPETNLKEGGIAANRIKNRVTDHVFPGIAKDIKVSLSMGITTYLRDIDISVDDILRRADQSLGEAKKRGKNCLYVMSK; from the coding sequence ATGGAAGAGCGAGTCGTGATATGTGCGGAAAAATCGCAGGCACTGAGCAAAAAAGTCACTTCACTTCTGAAAAAGCATGGGTTCCATGTGGAAACGGCGCAGGATGGACCTGAAGTGCTTCATAAGGCACTGTCCCTCGCTCCCGACCTCGTGGTGGTGGGAGAATCACTTCCCCAGATGAATGGATATGATCTCTGCACTTTTCTGGGCCATGACCCTGCCACCCGCGATCTGCCGGTAGTGCTCCTCTCCTCGCGGGAAGCCCCCCCCTCGCCGGTGGCTGGCGGCTCCTTACAGGTGATCTCAAGCTCCCGCATGGATGAGCTGGGCAAGCTGCTGAAGAGCCTCGCAAGAAGGAAGAAGAAAAAAACCGAAATGGCGCTGTCGGACACTACTCCCCACCTGTTGAAACATTCTCTTTCCCTCGTCTCGAGCCTTTCCCAGCAGCAGAGAACCTTTTCCCGGCTGAGGGACATCGCGCTGACCTCACCGGCGCTGGATCAGGCTCTTGTGAAAGGATTCCAGGTAGTCTCCGAGGCTCTTGATATTGATGCGGGCCTCTTGATATTCCCTTACAACGGGAAGAACATCATGCTGCTGCGATTTCCCAAGCCCGCCAGCGAAGACTATGTGAACCGTCTGAAGATGACCATCTTTGACAGCCTGGCCAAGAGAAATTTCAGCCGCGAGAGCGCCGATTTCACTGAAAAAACGATTATCACTGAAGGGGAGCACCAGCTCACCGGCAAGGATATCCACACCTTCTGGAACGAACCGGTGACTATCGAGGGGAAGCAGAAGGGTTTCGTGGGCCTCGCGGTCCATGGGACGAAAGCAAAGACAGCGCTCGATGAGAGGAGCGGCTTCGCGAAAGCCCTCATGGAGGAGCTCTATTATCTCATTGAGAACGCCTACGTGAGGGAGGAATGCGCCAAGCTCACCACTACCGATGCGCTCACCGGTGTGTTAAACCGTCACAGGATTATCGAAGTGCTCAAGAAGGAGCACGTGAGGGCAAAGCGCTATTTCCTCGATCTTTCCCTCATTCTCGTTGACATCGACAATTTCAAGACAGTGAATGACTTTTACGGATATCAGGTAGGCGATGTAATCCTCAAAGACCTCTCAAAGGCTTTTATTGAAACCATGCGGAGCATCGATGAAGTGGGGCGCTATGGAGGCGAGGAGTTCCTTATCATTCTCCCCGAGACAAATCTCAAGGAGGGCGGCATAGCCGCCAACAGGATAAAGAACAGGGTCACGGACCATGTGTTCCCGGGAATTGCGAAGGACATCAAGGTATCTCTCAGCATGGGCATCACCACCTACCTGAGAGACATTGACATCAGTGTTGATGACATCCTGAGAAGGGCTGATCAATCGCTCGGTGAAGCAAAAAAACGAGGAAAGAACTGCCTCTACGTAATGAGCAAATAG